From the Candidatus Saccharibacteria bacterium genome, the window AACCTCCAGGTCGGTGCTACCGCCACCGTCGAGGGAGCCTACGGGCGCTTTAGCTATGTGAACTACAAAGTGAAAGACCAGGTTTGGATTGCCGGAGGCATAGGGATAACACCGTTTCTGTCTATGCTGAAGGATTTGCCACCCGAGGGACATCGGGTAGATTTGTACTACGCGGTCAAAACCGCCAGCGAAATGATTGACCGAGACAAACTTGCCCAGCATTCGCATGCACGGGAGAACGTGCGTGTTATACCCTACATAGGCGACCAGCAACCAGGGCACCTTGACGTAGACTTTATAGAAAAAAACAGCGGCGAACTGAAGGGCAAAGATTTTTACATATGCGGCCCGCCACCCATGATGCAAGGACTGAAAAAGCAGCTCCGTGCTCACGGTGTTCCCGCCACCAGTATCCACAGCGAAGAATTCGGCATGTCATAAGAAAGAATGGAGAATAATGAATGATGAATCATGAAAAATCCACAACAGCCACGCTCATGTCACGGGCTTCGCACTTCGAGTTCATGCGCATTTTCTCGGCGAAGCACGGAAGGAGCCGTACTAGGGTACGGCGAGTGAGTACTGTAGCGGAAAAATGTGCAGGAGCCGAAGAAGCCAGCAGAGTTGGCGGCTCTGCCGACAAGCCGGCCGGCTGGTGCGGAGCACGTGTATGTGGCTAAAGAAACTCGTGGGCCTGAGCATGCTTATCACCCTCGTCGGCATGAACGCCATAGTTCTCGCCGGATTTTTTGGGCCCGATAAAAATAAAGGCAATTTTGCGCTTTCACAAACGTCCGCTACACCACCGACAGTCACGCTCACGGCAGAGCCTGCCGAATCTTCCGTTGGCTCCTTTAGCGCCCTTAAGTGGGACGTCACAGGCGATGTCACAGCCTGTACCGCCAGCGGCGATTGGAGTGGTACAAAAACGCCCTTTGGCAGCGAAAGCACCGGCAGACTCACCGCCGAAGGTACCAAAACGTATACACTTATTTGCACTAACAAAGCTGGCCAAAGCCAACCCGCTACTGCAACAATTACGGTGAAGCCAGCGGCCACGGTTGCGACCACACCTACCCAAACTAGCACCACTACACCAACAACCGGTTCGACACCTAAGACAGTCGTCTACTGCGACGGTGCAAGTCCGTGCTACGGCCCACGCGAAGTTGCGTCGCATAGCGGTGCCGGGAATTGTTGGGGCTACAACGCCGGGCGCATCTTGAACATCACCGGCTTTGATGCCGCATACCATAAAGGTAAAAGTGGCATCAGCAGTATCGAGGTTGGAGGCGTGTGCGGTAAAGACCTCACTGGCTCCCTGGGCGGGAACGTTAGCGCTGACGGACAAACCAGAAACCACAACTCAGCCACAAAATCGAACGCCGACCGCAACATGATTCCGTATTTTGTGGGGTATTACGATGCAAATAAACCGTAAGAAATTGAGAGATAAGAAGTAAGAGATATGAGTCAAGAGAAAACACAGAGGGCCAAGGGTAAAAAGCAAGGTCAGTCCATAAATGAGGTAAAACTTTCAGATGTAAAACGCCGTCCCAGGTGGAATTTTGAAAAAAAGCTGTTCGCGGGCAGTCTAATACTCTTCACGATATCGCTCGCTATGCTCCTGGCCGCCGTGTCCATTGCGGGCGAGCGAACACGCGTGCCATTTGTGGGCATGGAAATAGGCAAGCCAGTTACGAGCGGAGTTAGTAGTATGACAGTAACCAATGTCCAGCATACAAGTGGCAAAAAACCATTTGTCGCTCCACTAGAATTCGAATATCTTTTGCTCACACTCACCATAAAAAACAACAGCGAAAAACCATTCGACGTTCTACCGACAACAGATACGTATGTAAAGACAAGTAGCGGTGAGGTGAGTTACGTTACACCGTTTGCGCTGACGCGCCCATTTCGAAGTGGGCAAGTACTGCCAGGGGAGTCAACGACGGGCGAATTAAGCTACCTTGTTCCAAAAAACACCGCGTACAAGTTCTACGTTGAATCGGGCTGGTCGGGCGGCGCCGTGTCATTCATGGTACAATCAGATAAACACAAGCAGGATTCACCCTAATGGCATTTGACCCAGTTGTCGTCGAATTTAACGCACCGAAAACGCCTATAGGAAGGTGGCGCGACAAACTACCCCACGTCGGGCCACGCGGTACGAAGATAATGATAGTCATCACGTCTTTTGTGATGATTGCGAGCATGGTAAGTTTTGCGGTTTTTACCGTCCAGAGCAATAACGAAGCCTTCAGCAAAAAGCATGGACTTGATATAAATGCCCCTCAAACAAGTGGTACCGAAAAGAACTCCTCGGCGCTACCTGGTGGCGGTATTGCAGTAGGCATAGGCGGCACCACGGGCAAAAATGCCCCAGAAATTACGCTCACGGCCGACCCCGCATCGGTAGTACAAGGTCAGACAAGTACCCTCAAATGGAGCGTCACGAACAATCCAAAATCGTGTGTTGCCAGCGACGATTGGAGCGGGGCAAAAAACCTCAGTGGCGGCACCGAAACAACTGCCGCACTCACCCAAGTCCAAAACTACTTGTTCACACTTACCTGCAAAACAGATACCGGGACGGGTTTCAAAACTGTTGCAGTTAGTGTGACCGCCCCAAACACCACAAAGCCAGGTAGCACATCTACGACCTCTTCAGGCGTACCGGCCGTGAGCATAGCCGCAAAACCGAACCTGATTTTTGCTGGCGATAGTTCAACAATCAGTTGGGAGGCAACAAACGGTGCATCTTCATGTACCGCTAGTGGCGATTGGAGCGGCACAAAATCCGCGAGCGGCAGCATTAGTACCGGCGCACTGACCACGGCGAAGACATATACGTATACACTAGTATGTAGCAATGCGGGCGGCAGCAGTCAGGCAATTAGTGCAAAACTCACTGTTCAGTCAGTGCCACCAGGAAGCCCCGTAGTATTCCTCAGTAGCAACCCAACCGGCCCTGTACAACCAGGGGCAAACATTACGCTCAGCTGGACAACCGAAAACTCACCCACGAGCTGTACGGCTAGTGGCGATTGGAGCGGCACGAAAGCAGTTAGCGGCGGTAGCCAAATCATCACAAACTTGTCGACCATAAAGGAATACGTCTTTGCCATCACATGCACCAACCAAACAGGCACCATAGAAGATTCCGCAACAGTACAGGTTATTCCAAGTCCGCCGAACGTGTCACTCACACTCAGTCCGAGCAGTATATTGAATGGTCAATCATCAACCATCAGTTGGTCGGCTACAAACAGCCCCACGACCTGTACCGCCAGCGGCAGTTGGAGCGGTGCGAAAGCCAGCAGCGGGTCACAAAGTACTGGGGCAATGAGCGTAGGGAGCTACGTATACAACCTAAGCTGCACCAATGCAGGCGGCACTGGCTACGCCAATAATGTACCCTTAACCGTTTCGAACCCTCCAGCACCAGTCGTCAGCCTCAGTGCAAACCCAATCTCTGTTAGTGTCGGTAGCAGTTCGAACCTAACATGGTCAGCCACAAACAGCCCCACGAGCTGTACCGCCAGCGGCAGTTGGAGCGGTGCAAAAGCCAGCAGCGGTACCCAGAGCACTGGCGCACTCGGAACCGCGCAAACATATACCTACACGCTCGCTTGCTCAAATGCGGGCGGAACGGGAAGCGCCAGCACTAGTGTCACGGCGACGAGTGGTGGCGCATCAAGCCCGCCGGTGGTTTCGGTAGCCCTAAGCCCAACAAGTGTCGGAACAGGCGCTCCCGCAACCTTGACATGGTCTGCCACAAATAGCCCCACCAGTTGTACGGCAAGTGGAGCATGGACTGGTGCAAAAAGTGCGAGTGGATCACAAAACGTTTCTCAGACGACAGCTGGTACGCACACATACAGTCTGAGTTGTTCAAACGCAGCCGGGTCTGGTTCGGGTTCGGCGACACTGACCGTCATAGCTACGCCAACCGTTTCTGTAGCAGTTTCGCCAAGCACGATTACCGCAGGCAGCAGCACAACCGTCACCTGGACGACAGGCAATAGCCCAAGCTCCTGCACCGCAGGCGGCACCGGATGGTCAGGAAGCAAAGCCGTGGGAGGCGGCTCACAAAGTGTAACGCTCGGCACAGCCGGCACCTATACGTTTACCCTGACATGTACCAATGCAGGTGGCTCAACCACAAGCAATACCGCAAGCGTAACTGTCAATGCGGCCGTGTACTGCGGTGGACTCACCCCATGCTACAGCACGGCCGATCTCAACACCCATACCACACTCGCGAACTGCTGGGCGTACAATACCTCGACCGCCAGCGCGTCAAATAAATCGGTGTACAATATCACTACCTTCAATAGTGGCTGGCACCAATCGCGCCAAAATCTGTTGCCCAGCACCACCACCGCCGGCGTATTGTGCGGAGCAAAAGATATTGCGCCGTTCCTGGCAGGGACAAGCCTGACCGGCGTCGGCAGCCGCAACCACGCCACAAACACCAAACAGAACACCAATACAACCCTCACCGCCTATAGGGTAGGGTACTACGATGCGACAAAACCATAAATAAGAGGTATGAGTCATGAGACAAGAAAGGAAACCCTGAGATGAGAAAAAAGCAAGAGACACCCATCGAAAAGCTAGAAGGCGCTATCGAAGATGAGGCAAAAGAACTCAAAAGAGAGTATAGACGTTTTGAACGATTTCGCGATGAAAACAGCTTGTTATTTGGCATTTTTGTTGCGGCCGTTGTGGCTATACTAGTTGTCAACACACTGTTTTGGGTACAGTTTACCAACCGGCGTTACGAAAAAGAAAACCGGGTCACCACAACCGTTGCGAACCTTACCAGCAGTACTTCATTGCAAACTGCCCATAACTTTGCCATATCTGCCCGGGTTAGCAATGTTGGCACAAAAACAGAGCAGGACAGGGCATTCCCACTCGAGCCGGGTAAAACACTCCTCATTATGGACGTTACCGTCACAAACCGAACCGCTAGCGACCAACAGCTGATACCAGTCAGTCAGTTTTATGTACGCAGCGGCGATGGTCAGTACGCCACGTTGTACCCAAGCACAAAGATTACGAAAGCTCTGTTGCCACAAGACCTTCGGCCCGGGCAATCGGCCAGTGGTCAGCTCAGCTTTGCTATCCCAGAGCGCACCGCTACACCGCTACTCTACGTCGACACCATGTGGAACCGCGCCACCCCCCTTGTTATAGACGTCCTACACTAGAAAAACTAGCTGGCGAGTTGCTGGCGGAAGCGACGCAGGCGCTTGGCTTGGATTTTTTCGGCTTGCAGCAGCCATGTGTCAGTGTAAGCGTCGCTATCGAGTTCGGTAGAGATATCTGCAACTTGTACAGGCTTATTGAGAATCTGCAGTCTCTTGAGTGATTTGATGTATGGTAATCGTTTCATAGGGCGAGAGTTCCTTTCGACGATGTTAGTTTACGTTGGGGCGCATCGGCACAGTGTCATGCGCATCACCCCTACCATACACCAAAACCCTTATGTTTGTCTGAGAGCTAGATTACAGATTTCCCAATATATTGTGCTAGTCTTCGGCGCAGAACCCTTCCTCATAGCAAATACTAGAATGCCTGTTTACTTTAAGAGTTCTCTGCAGCAGAATCGCTAGTTCTCAGGCTCGAGGTCATACAAAATATCAAAAGAAGCATCACTCTCTCGAATGTACCCAGGAAATATAGGTTTAACAGTTGTATACTTTTCTCATGAGTCTTACCACAGAAACCATCCAAGCGTGCACAAATACAGCTTCATACGAACGCGGACTGAAATATTACAAGCAGGGCAGAGTAGTTGATTTCACGCAAACTGGCGCCGTCGCCGAAGCGACTGTTGTGGGCACTGACAAATATCACGTTTCTCTCGATACCGCAAACCTGGAAGAGGGCTGCAACTGCTACGTCGCTGGCGGAGATATATGGTGCAAGCACGTTGTTGCGCTGGCATTGACAATCGCGCATGGTACTGTACATGCGACAGAGCAACCCGCCGTCAAAAATTCCGGCAAGAAAAAGCAACTGAAAGCCGACACGCTCGAGCAAGAGCTAGGCGCACAAGCTGCCAACACACTGGCGGGCATTATCAAAACAGCCGCCGATACCCATCCCGACATATGGGATATCGTGGAACGCGTGCTGTATCCACCTACTATCAGCACTCCCCACGATATACTTGCGCTCGTCAAAAAAGCATTTGCCCCAGTAGAACGAGCCCGCAGCTGGGAGCGACAAGTCGATGCTGCCTTGCGCGCAACCGAAGATATGGAATATATCGCAAGCGAAGCACCAATATCTGAGGCTAGCGTTCAAGGACTCTTGCAGGCTGCCGTCTGGGCATATAGTAGACTTGACCATTTAGATGACTCTGACGGTGAGCTACAAGATGGTATCGCAGCGCTTACGAACCGCGCTATCACCATTGTCAATGCACAACATGCATGGACACCACTCCTGTACGAACCTCTTGCTCAGAAAACCGATTTACCGCTCATAGACACCATATTGGCCAGTGGTGACCAGCATGTCCAAGAAAACTGCGTGCAGCGTCTCGACAAACATCGCAACGCACGCGACCAAAACCTCGCAGCTATCGTCCGTGAAAGTGCAGAATACACACTGCTTCAACACTACGCAAACCACGGCGATACTCGGCTGCTCGATGTACTGAAAGACGCATCATTTCACAAAAACACTCGCCTGCACGCACTCGTTGTGTATCACGGCAAACGCGGTGAATGGC encodes:
- a CDS encoding DUF4352 domain-containing protein; translated protein: MSQEKTQRAKGKKQGQSINEVKLSDVKRRPRWNFEKKLFAGSLILFTISLAMLLAAVSIAGERTRVPFVGMEIGKPVTSGVSSMTVTNVQHTSGKKPFVAPLEFEYLLLTLTIKNNSEKPFDVLPTTDTYVKTSSGEVSYVTPFALTRPFRSGQVLPGESTTGELSYLVPKNTAYKFYVESGWSGGAVSFMVQSDKHKQDSP
- a CDS encoding DUF4352 domain-containing protein, encoding MRKKQETPIEKLEGAIEDEAKELKREYRRFERFRDENSLLFGIFVAAVVAILVVNTLFWVQFTNRRYEKENRVTTTVANLTSSTSLQTAHNFAISARVSNVGTKTEQDRAFPLEPGKTLLIMDVTVTNRTASDQQLIPVSQFYVRSGDGQYATLYPSTKITKALLPQDLRPGQSASGQLSFAIPERTATPLLYVDTMWNRATPLVIDVLH